The DNA segment CAAAGGTGCGGCTGACGGCAGACGTCGCGCTCGAGGCATCCGGCCGTCACGTCATCGACCTCGGACCTGTCGGCGCCCATCGCATCGAGATCGACGGCGTCGTGCAGAGCGAGTCCGACCGCGAGGTCGGCGCCGAGGTCATCCTCGACTCGAGCTATGCGAATCCCGCCAACGTCGAGACCGCGATCGACGTCGCCGAGCCCCGGCTCGCGCGCGTCGTCGCCGACCTCCAGGTCATCGACGGCGAATCGTACGGTCGATTCGTGCGCCTCCACTTCCGCTACCGCGCCCCCGGCCTCACGGTCGAGGAAGAGCTCGACCAGGCGATCGAAGCCGCCGCCGCCGCAGACCTCGCGATCGTCGTCGTCGGCACCAACCCAGAGACCGAGTCCGAAGGCTGGGATCGCCCCGACCTCGACCTTCCCGGCCGTCAGAACGAACTCGTCCGCGGCGTCGCCGCCGCCAACCCCCGCACGGTCGTCGTCGTCAACGCCGGCGCGCCCGTCATCCTCCCCTGGCTCGACGAAGTGCCCGCCGTCCTCTGGTGGTGGCTTCCCGGCCAGGAGGCCGGCGGCGCGCTCGCCGCCGCGATCACGGGCGAGATCGAGCCGAGCGGCCGCCTTCCCTGGACGCTTCCGGCGGACTACGCGGATGTCCCGGTGCCCGACGGCATCCCCGAGAACGGGTACATCGACTACACCGAAGGCGTGCACGTCGGCCACCGCGGCTGGGACCGCCTCGGCCTCACGCCCGCCCGCGAGTTCGGCTTCGGCCTCGGGTACGGCGCATGGGAGTACCGCGAGGCATCCGTGGAGTTCCCAGAGCCGGTCGAAGCATCCGAGACATCCGAAGCCTCCTTCGTCGCCGTCACCGCGACGATCGCCAACCTCGCGACCCGCGACGCCCGCGAAGTCGTGCAGGCCTACCTCTCGTACGACGGCGAGGCCGACGGCGAAGCCGCCGGCGACCGCCCGGTCCGCTGGCTCGCGGGCTTCACCGTCGCCGACGTCGCCGCAGGCGACACCGCCGACGTCCGCATCGAGATCGCGCGCCGCGCGTTCGAGGTGTGGGACACCGAACGTTCCGCGTGGCGCCTGCCGCGCGGACGCTACACCCTCCACATCGGTCGTTCGAGCCGGGACCTCCCCCTCTCGGTCCCGGTCGACGCCGATGGCGAAGGAGCACTCACCCGGCAGTAACGCGGTCGATACCGCAGGCAACACCCGAGCACTCGCTCACACACGGAAATGCAAGGAGGCATGGAAATGAGAAAGAGCATCCTCGCCGCCGGCGCCATTCTGGTCGCCGCCGGCCTCGCCTTCACGGGCTGCAGCGCCAGCCCGTCGGGCGACAGCGGAGGGGCGAGCACCAAGGTCCTGACGGTCGGTATGCCGAACGGCCCGCAGTCGCCCAACCAGAACCCGCTCGCCACCGGATCGGCATCGCTCTCGCTCGGCTACGCGTTCGTGGTCTACGAGTCGCTCATGCAGATCAACGAGCTGCACCCGACCGACGACCCGACCCCGTGGCTCGCCGAGTCGGTCGAGTGGAACGAAGACTCGACGCAGGCGACGATCACGCCGCGCGAGGGCGTCAAGTGGTCCGACGGCGAAGACTTCACCGCCGACGACATCGCGTTCTCGATCCAGCTCCGCAAGGACAACCCCGAGCTGAACATCGACTTCCCCGACCAGTACGGCGACATCTCGGTCGAAGACGGCAAGGTCGTCGTCGGCTTCACGACGTCGCAGTACGTCAACCGCGACAAGCTCTACAAGCTCCTCATCGTGCCCGAGCACATCTGGTCGAAGGAGGCGAACCCCGTCGAGTTCACCGACGACGAGATGATCGGCACCGGTCCGTTCCTGCTCGACAAGTTCACGCCGCAGTCGGTCACGATGAAGCCGAACCCGACCTACTGGGGCGGCGAGACGAAGGTCGGCGCACTCCGCTACGACACCTTCAACGACAACAACGGCCTGACGACCGCGCTCACGACGGGCGAGGCGCAGTGGGGCTGGACGTTCATCCCCGACTACGAGAACACGTTCATCGCGAAGGACCCGGAGCACTTCCACCAGGTCGCGGGCGGCGGCTTCGGCGTCGACGTCCTGTTCCTGAACAACGAGACGAAGCCGTTCAACAACGTCGCGTTCCGTCAGGCGCTCAACCTCACGATGGACCGGCCCGAGATCTCGAAGAAGGCCGGCTACGGCGTGTGGCCCGTGCTGACGTCGGTCACGGGTCTGCCGACCCCGACCGGTGACGCCTTCATCGACCCGCAGTTCCAGGGCCAGGAGACCGAGGTCGACGTCGACGCGGCCAAGCAGATCCTGACCGACGCGGGCTACACGTGGGACGGCTCGGGCGCCCTCCTCGACCCCGACGGCGAGAAGGTCACGTTCGTGCTCACCAACCCGGCCGGTTGGAGCGACTACCTGTCGGCCCTCGACATCATCGCGGCGGGCGCCAAGGAGCTCGGCGCCGAGGCCACGGTCGAGCCGATCGTGCAGGACACGTGGTTCAACGACACCATCCCGTTCGGCAACTTCCAAGCGAGCCTGCACTGGGTCGACAACGGGTCCACGCCGTGGAACCTCTACTCGAACATCATGGACGGCGCGTCGTACGTGCCGCTCGGCGAGACCGCGAACTGGAACTTCGGGCGCTACAACAACCCCGACGTGACGGCCGCGCTCGCCGCGTTCAAGGGCGCTTCGGACGACGACACCCGCGCCGCGGCCATGAAGACGATCCAGGAGGCGTTCGTGAACGACGCTCCCGGCCTCGTGATCTGGCAGCGTCCGGCGGTCGCGCAGTACTCGACGGCCAACTACACGGGCTTCCCGACGGCTGAGGACCCCTACGCCAACCCGCAGCCGACGGGCCCGCAGGCTGCGCTGATCCTGTCGAAGCTCGAGCCGACGAAGTAACCTCGCGAGAGCGTTGGAACGGGGTGCGGCGGGCGACCGCCCGCCGCACCCCCGACCGCGAGACCGACAAGGACGTCATGAGTTCCACACCCGTAAGCCCGGCACCCGAAGCCGGCACCGCTCCCGAAGCCTCGGACGCCCCCGTCCTCGAGGCCGTCGGGATGCAGAAGCACTTCCCCGTGCGAGGCGGCATCCGCTCGAAGGGCGTCGTCCACGCCGTCGACGACGTCGACCTCGCGCTCTACAGCGGCCGCGTGGTGGCCCTCGTCGGAGAGTCCGGCTCGGGCAAGTCGACGATCGCCCGCCTCCTCGCCCAGCTCATGCCCGTGACGGGCGGCAAGATCCTTCTCCACGGGGAGGACGCCAAGACCAAGAACCGCCGCGCGTTCCGGCAGTACGTGAGCCGCGTGCAGATGATCTTCCAGGACCCGTTCGGGTCGCTGAACCCCGTGCACCCCGTGCGGTACATCCTCACCCGCAGCCTCCGCATCCACCGCGGCCGCTTGCGCGGCGCAGCCCTCGAGCAGGCCCTCACCGAACTCCTCGAGCGCGTGCAGCTCACGCCGACCGAGCGCTACGTCGACAAGTACCCCCACGAGCTCTCGGGCGGTCAGCGCCAGCGCGTCGCGATCGCCCGCGCGCTCGCCGCGAACCCCGAGGTGCTCCTCGCCGACGAGCCGATCTCGATGCTCGACGTGTCGATCCGCCTCGGCATCCTCAACCTCCTGAAGGACCTCCGCGATCGCCTCAAGATCGCGATCCTCTACATCACCCACGACATCGCGTCGGCCCGGTACTTCGCCGACCGCACAGTCGTCATGTACGCCGGCCGCATCGTCGAGCAGGGCGACAGCGAGTCGGTCACGCAGGACCCGAAGCATCCGTACACCCAGCTCCTCGTCCGGAGCGCGCCCGACCCCGACGACCTCGAGGCCCGCGCGCACGGCGCGCGCGGCGAGGCGCCGAGCCTCGTGCGACCGCCGAGCGGATGCCGCTTCAACCCGCGCTGCCCCTTCGCGACCGACCTGTGCCGGGCCGAAGTGCCGCCGCTGATCGCCGTGGGCGAAGGAGCCGACGGGCAGGTGCGCGAGGCCGCGTGCTGGGGCTACTCCGACCGGCCTGACCGCCCGAAGGTGACCGACGTCCTCGAGGCGTTCGGCGAACGCGCGACCGCCGAGGAGGCCGTCGCATGAAGTTCATGACCCGGCGCATCGTCTTCTACCTGATCACCGCGTGGGCGGCGGTCACGATCAACTTCTTCATCCCGCGGCTCATGCCGGGCGACCCCGTCAAGGCGCTCATCGCGAAGAACCAGGGCAAGATCCCGACCGACGCGATGCCCGCGCTCTACGCGATGTTCGGCCTCGACGAGCAGAAGCCGCTCCTGCAGCAGTACTTCGACTACTGGGGAACGCTCTTCCGCGGCGACCTCGGCATCTCGTTCGCATTCTTCCCGATGCCCGTGACCGAAGTCATCGGGCAGGCGCTGCCGTGGACGGTCGGCCTCGTCGGCATCGCGACGATCATCAGCTTCTTCGTCGGCACGCTCATCGGCACGGGCATCGGCTGGCGCCGCGGCACGTGGGCCGACTCGCTCCTGCCGATCTCGACGTTCTTCTCGGCGGTGCCGTACTTCTGGCTCGGCCTCATCGCGATCTTCACGTTCTCGGTGACGCTCGGCTGGTTCCCGTCGTCGGGCAGCTACGACCGCTCGCTCATCCCGGCCTGGAACTGGGAGTTCGTGTCATCCGTGCTCTACTACGGCACCCTGCCTGCGCTCACGATCGTGATCTCCTCGATCTCGGGGTGGATCCTCGGCATGCGCAACATGGTCGTCACCGTGTCATCCGAGGACTATGTGACGGTCGCGCAGGCGAAGGGCCTTTCGGAGCGACGCGTGATGTTCGGCTACGCGGCGCGCAACGCGATCCTGCCGCAGGTGTCGAGCTTCGCGCTCTCGCTCGGCTTCATCGTCGGCGGCACGCTCATCATGGAGATGGTGTTCACCTACCAGGGCATCGGCTTCCTGCTGTTCAACGCGGTCAACGCGAAGGACTACCCCCTCATGCAGGGATGCTTCCTCGTGATCACGATCGCCGTGCTCGCGGCCAACATCCTGGCCGACTTCGTCTACGCATTCCTCGACCCGCGCACCCGACAGGAGGGCTGAGATGACCGGCCGACTTCGACTCCGTCGAGACAGCGAAATCCTCGACCCGCGCACCCGACAGGAGGGCTGAGATGACGATCGATCCGACCCTCGTTGAAGAGACCCGCGCCGCAGAGGCGCCGACGCAGGCGCCGCAGACGGGCGTCGTCGCGGCGGCCGCCGTCAAGCGCAAGCGCGGCAGCGGGCAGCAGTTCTTGTTCTTGCGGAACGCGAAGGCCGTCACCGGGCTCGCGATCCTCGGGTTCTTCACCCTCATCGCCATCATCGGCCCGTGGATCGCGCCGTACGACCCGAGCGCGCAGAGCGAAGAGCTGCTGCAGCCGCCCTCGTGGCAGCACCTCATGGGCACGACCCACCTGGGTCAAGACATCTTCAGCCAGCTCATCGTCGGCACGCGCGGCGTCATGGTCGTCGGGTTCGTCGCGGGCATCCTCGCGACGGCGATCGGCGTCATCGTGGGCGTCGCGGCGGGCTACCTCGGCGGCGCCGGCGACGAGACGCTGTCGGCGCTGTCGAACGTGTTCCTCGTCATCCCGCAGCTGCCGCTCATCATCATCATCGCGGGGCAGCTGCCGAGCGCGGGCGGTCTCACGGTCGCCGTCGTCATCGCCGTCACAGGTTGGGCGTGGGGCGCGCGCGTGCTGCGTGCGCAGACGCTCTCGCTCAGGAAACGTGACTTCATCGAGGCGGCGCGCGCGAACGGCGAGCGCACGTGGCGCATCATCACGGCCGAGATCCTGCCGAACCTGACGGCGATCATCGCGTCGGGATTCGTCGGCACGGTCACGTTCGCGGTGCTCTCGCTCATCACGCTCGCGTTCATCGGCATCGGCTCGGGCAGCGACTGGAACTGGGGCACGGTGCTCTTCTGGGCGCAGAGCCAGCTCGCGCTGCAGCGCGGCGCGTGGTGGTGGTTCATCCCCGCGGGGCTCTGCATCGCCCTGCTCGGCATGGCCCTCACGCTCATCAACTTCGGCATCGACGAGTTCGTGAACCCGCGGCTTCGGTCGACGGGCATGAACGCCCGGCAGTTGCGCAAGCGAGGCATCCGGCCCCGCATCGGCTTCACGCCCGTGGAACGCAAGGTGAAGACGGATGCCTCGACCTCGGCGGTCGCGCTCGCGAAGCGCGCCGCCTCAGCCCCGGATGTCACGAAGGGAACGCGCGCATGACGCTCCTCAGCCCCCAGGGTGCGCACACGCCGTCCGCGGTCGTCGACCCCGTGCTCGAGATCAAGAACCTGTCGGTCGACTACGGCTTCGACCGCAACGCCGTGCACGTGCTGCGCGAGGTGTCGCTGACCCTCGGTCGCGGCGAGGTGCTGGGGCTTGCGGGCGAGTCGGGCTGCGGCAAGTCGACGCTCGCGTACGCGGCGACACGGCTGCTGCCCCCGCCGGGTCTCATCACGGGCGGCGAGGTGCTCTTCACCGACCGCGACGGCACGAAGACCGACCTGCTCTCGCTCGACGACCGCGCGCTCCGCGCGTCGCGGTGGGAGGATCTCGCGATCGTCTTCCAGGGTGCGATGAACTCGCTCAACCCCGTGTTCCGCATCGGCGCGCAGATCGCCGACGGCATCCGCGCGCACCGGCCCGAGGTGTCGAAGAAGGAGGCGCTCGAGCGTGCCGCCGAGCTGCTGGAGCTCGTCGGCATCTCGCCCGACCGACTGCGTGACTTCCCCCACCAGCTATCGGGCGGCATGCGTCAGCGTGTCATGATCGCGATGGCGCTCGCCCTCGACCCGCAGGTGCTCATCATGGACGAGCCGACGACGGCGCTCGATGTCGTCATGCAGCGGCAGATCGTCGAGCAGATCGCCGAGCTGCGTGAACGCCTCGGGTTCTCGGTCATCTTCATCACGCACGACGTGTCCCTGCTCATCGAGATCGCCGACCGTATCGCGATCATGTACGCGGGCGAGATCGTCGAGGATGCCGCATCGCTCGACGTCTACCACCGCCCACGCCACCCGTACTCGTCGGCGCTGCTCCACTCGTTCCCGCCGCTCCGCGGCGCGCGCCGCGAGCTCACGGGCATCCCGGGCTCGCCGCCCGACCTGTCGAAGCTCGGCGGCGGCTGCCCGTTCCGTGACCGCTGCGCGTTCGCGTGGGACGCGTGCACGTCGGTCACGCCCGAGCTCACGGCACCGGATGTCCCGGGCGACGACCCGCGGCGCAGCGTCTCGTGCCTCCGGCACGACCCAGAGCGCGTGGCTGCGGCAGGGTTCGAGCCCAAGCCGGTGCCCGTGGAGCTCGCGCACACGTAGGCGCGAGGCATCCGGCTGCGGGGCCCTCCGCATGAGGGCCGTCGTCGGCCCGTGAGTCCGTCACCCCGGCTCGCGGGCCGACACGTTTTCAGGAAGGAACCGGCGACTCGCCGCGGCGACGCTTGTCGCAGTGGCGTGTCGCCGGATTGTTCCTGAGTTCGTCATCGAGCCGGCGCCGAAACGGCTGATGCCGAGCCCCGACGGAGCCCGGCATCAGCGGACGGTGGCGTCAGCCCGCGAGCGCGCCCGACCGTGAGTGCGCGACCTGCTCGTCGCGCGGCACGACCTTGACGCGCTCGCGCGGGAACTCGTCGGCCTCGCCGAGGGCGCGCTCGTGCGCGTCGAGGGCGAGCCAGCCGTCCCAGGTCGTGTACTCGACCTCGCGCTCGCCGAGGAGGGCGAGCACAGCGTCGGGGTCGTCGACGACGGGAGCCGAAAGGGCGCCGGCCGTCGCGTCCGCCACGAGGTGCTCGATCGTCTCCATGGCGTCGGACTTCGTGTGGCCGATGAGGCCGACGGGGCCGCGCTTGATCCAGCCGGTCGCATAGAGGCCATGGATCGGCGAGCCGTCTTCGTCGATCACGCGGCCGGCCTCGTTCGAGACCACGCCGCGTGCGGCGTCGAACGGCGCGCCCGCGAGGGGCGAGCCGAAGTAGCCGACGGCTCGGTACACGGCCTGCACGTCGTAGTCGCGGAACTCGCCGGTGCCGACGACGCCGCCCGTCGGCACGCCGTCTTCGCCGAGAAGCGGCGTCGTGCGCTCGAAACGGATGCCCGCGACCTTGCCGTCTTCGCCGAGCACCTCGACGGGCTGGTGGTAGAAGTGCAGGTGCAGGCGGCGGCTCGCGCCCGTGGAGGGACGCGTGCGCCACGACTCCATGGTGCGGAGCATGATCTTGACCTGGTTGTTCGGCGCCTGCGCCGGGTCGACGTGCGCGAAGTCCTCGTCGGCGACGACGATGTCGACGTTCGGCACCTCGCCGAGCTCACGGAGTTCGATGGGCGTGAACTTCACCTCGGCGGGTCCGCGGCGGCCGAACACGTGCACGTCGGTCACGGGCGACGCCGCGAGCCCTTCGTAGACGTTGGCCGGGACATCCGTCGATCGCAGGTCGACCGCGTGCTTCGCCAGGATGCGCGAGATGTCGAGCGCGACGTTGCCGTTGCCGAGCACGGCGACCGATTCCGCTTCGAGCGGCCAGGTGCGCGGGACATCCGGGTGTCCGTCGAACCAGCTCACGAAGTCGGCCGCGCCGTACGAACCGTCGAGCTCGATACCGGGGATGTCGAGGGCCGCGTCGCGGATCGCGCCGGTCGCGAGGATGACGGCGTCGTAGTGCTCGTGGAGTTCGTCGATCGAGAGGTCGCGGCCGATCTCGACGTTCGCGATGAGGCGGATGAACCCCGCGTCGAGCATCTCGTGCAGCGAGTTGACGATGCCCTTGATGCGGGGGTGGTCGGGCGCGACGCCGTAGCGGATGAGTCCGTACGGCGCGGGCAGCGACTCGTACAGGTCGATTGCGACTTCGCCGCCCTGCTCGGTGACGGCGTTGTTCAGGATGTTGCCCGCGTAGATGCCGGCGGGGCCGGCGCCGACGATCGCGACTCGGAGGTTCAGGGTCACAGCTCGGTTGCCTTTCGAACGGGTGTGGACAGCGCCTCGGGCGCATACGGGCTCAAGGTGACGACGTCGCCGACGACGACGACGGCAGGTGAACGGATGCCTCGGCGCGCCGCCTGCGAGGCGATCGTGTCGAGCGTTCCGATCGTGACCCGCTGCGCGGGCCCATACCCATCTTCGACGATCGCGACTGGACATTCGCCCCCACGTTCGCCGCGGGCGAGGGTGATCGCCGAGTTCGCGAGGGTGCCGATGCCCATGAGGAGCACGACGGTGTGGTCGCGGCCGCCCCCGAGGTCGGCGATCTGGTCGTGTCCGGTCGCGACCGTGAACGCCGTCGCGAGGCCGCGATGGGTGAGCGGGATGCCGGCGATCGCGGGCACCGACACGGCGCTCGTGATGCCAGGAACGACCTCGACCTCGACGCCCGCGGCCTGGCAGAACGCGAGCTCTTCGCCGCCGCGGCCGAAGATGTAGGGGTCGCCGCCCTTCAGGCGAACGACGCGCTTGCCTTGCCGCGCGAGCTGCACGAGCAGGTCGTTGATCGCGTCTTGCGGCACGGCGTGGTGGCCCGGGAGCTTGCCGACGTCGACGATCTCGGCGCGGAGCGCCGGGTCGCCCGCCGCAGCGCGTTCGGCCGCGAGGCCGTCGAGCACCGAGCGGGCGCCGAGCCGGTCGGCCACGATGACGTCGGCCGCCTCGATCGCCCGCAGGCCCCGCACGGTCAGCAGCCCTGGGTCGCCCGGGCCCGCGCCGACGAGGATGACCCGGCCCGCCGGCCGACTCGGCCCGCTCATCGCGGCACCGCCTGGAGCAGGCCGCGGCGGCGGAGCATCCGGCGTTCGATGGGGCCGAAGAACAGCAGTTCGATGAGGATGCCGATCGTGAGGATGAGCAGGATCGTCGCGATGACGCCCGCGAGGTCGGCGAGCTCACGGCTCTGATCGAGCATCGAGCCGAGGCCGAATCCGATCGTGCCGCCCGTCGCGATGATCTCGGCGGCCATGAGCGAGCGCCACGAGAACGCCCAGCCCTGCTTGAGCCCCGCGAGGTAGCCGGGCAGGGCGGCGGGCAGCACGACGCTCGTCGCGAGCTGCCACGGCTTCGCGCCGAGCACCTTGCCGACCCGGCGGAGCTGCGGCGGCACCTGGTCGACGCCCGACACGAGGCCGTTCACGATCGACGGGATCGCGCCCATCAGGACGACGAAGTACACCGTGGCATCCGACAGCCCGAACCAGATGATCGCGGCCGGAACCCACGCGACCGACGGGAGCACCTGCAGACCC comes from the Agromyces protaetiae genome and includes:
- a CDS encoding ABC transporter ATP-binding protein translates to MTLLSPQGAHTPSAVVDPVLEIKNLSVDYGFDRNAVHVLREVSLTLGRGEVLGLAGESGCGKSTLAYAATRLLPPPGLITGGEVLFTDRDGTKTDLLSLDDRALRASRWEDLAIVFQGAMNSLNPVFRIGAQIADGIRAHRPEVSKKEALERAAELLELVGISPDRLRDFPHQLSGGMRQRVMIAMALALDPQVLIMDEPTTALDVVMQRQIVEQIAELRERLGFSVIFITHDVSLLIEIADRIAIMYAGEIVEDAASLDVYHRPRHPYSSALLHSFPPLRGARRELTGIPGSPPDLSKLGGGCPFRDRCAFAWDACTSVTPELTAPDVPGDDPRRSVSCLRHDPERVAAAGFEPKPVPVELAHT
- the cobA gene encoding uroporphyrinogen-III C-methyltransferase, yielding MSGPSRPAGRVILVGAGPGDPGLLTVRGLRAIEAADVIVADRLGARSVLDGLAAERAAAGDPALRAEIVDVGKLPGHHAVPQDAINDLLVQLARQGKRVVRLKGGDPYIFGRGGEELAFCQAAGVEVEVVPGITSAVSVPAIAGIPLTHRGLATAFTVATGHDQIADLGGGRDHTVVLLMGIGTLANSAITLARGERGGECPVAIVEDGYGPAQRVTIGTLDTIASQAARRGIRSPAVVVVGDVVTLSPYAPEALSTPVRKATEL
- a CDS encoding ABC transporter permease, which codes for MKFMTRRIVFYLITAWAAVTINFFIPRLMPGDPVKALIAKNQGKIPTDAMPALYAMFGLDEQKPLLQQYFDYWGTLFRGDLGISFAFFPMPVTEVIGQALPWTVGLVGIATIISFFVGTLIGTGIGWRRGTWADSLLPISTFFSAVPYFWLGLIAIFTFSVTLGWFPSSGSYDRSLIPAWNWEFVSSVLYYGTLPALTIVISSISGWILGMRNMVVTVSSEDYVTVAQAKGLSERRVMFGYAARNAILPQVSSFALSLGFIVGGTLIMEMVFTYQGIGFLLFNAVNAKDYPLMQGCFLVITIAVLAANILADFVYAFLDPRTRQEG
- a CDS encoding FAD-dependent oxidoreductase, whose translation is MTLNLRVAIVGAGPAGIYAGNILNNAVTEQGGEVAIDLYESLPAPYGLIRYGVAPDHPRIKGIVNSLHEMLDAGFIRLIANVEIGRDLSIDELHEHYDAVILATGAIRDAALDIPGIELDGSYGAADFVSWFDGHPDVPRTWPLEAESVAVLGNGNVALDISRILAKHAVDLRSTDVPANVYEGLAASPVTDVHVFGRRGPAEVKFTPIELRELGEVPNVDIVVADEDFAHVDPAQAPNNQVKIMLRTMESWRTRPSTGASRRLHLHFYHQPVEVLGEDGKVAGIRFERTTPLLGEDGVPTGGVVGTGEFRDYDVQAVYRAVGYFGSPLAGAPFDAARGVVSNEAGRVIDEDGSPIHGLYATGWIKRGPVGLIGHTKSDAMETIEHLVADATAGALSAPVVDDPDAVLALLGEREVEYTTWDGWLALDAHERALGEADEFPRERVKVVPRDEQVAHSRSGALAG
- a CDS encoding ABC transporter permease — protein: MTIDPTLVEETRAAEAPTQAPQTGVVAAAAVKRKRGSGQQFLFLRNAKAVTGLAILGFFTLIAIIGPWIAPYDPSAQSEELLQPPSWQHLMGTTHLGQDIFSQLIVGTRGVMVVGFVAGILATAIGVIVGVAAGYLGGAGDETLSALSNVFLVIPQLPLIIIIAGQLPSAGGLTVAVVIAVTGWAWGARVLRAQTLSLRKRDFIEAARANGERTWRIITAEILPNLTAIIASGFVGTVTFAVLSLITLAFIGIGSGSDWNWGTVLFWAQSQLALQRGAWWWFIPAGLCIALLGMALTLINFGIDEFVNPRLRSTGMNARQLRKRGIRPRIGFTPVERKVKTDASTSAVALAKRAASAPDVTKGTRA
- a CDS encoding ABC transporter permease codes for the protein MPRRDVLHEPTITEAVERVRAAETSVAVPSAPVAPTRSTNAADELRTLSAGLDRLQTDGERRQSPWRVFTTSVLPPILFVVVLIAIWQAYVVIAQPRPDIVPSPLQVVGAFGDAWEAGRLQLAVATSLERGVLGFLIAIAVGTPLGLLLAESRAVRRAVGPIVSGLQVLPSVAWVPAAIIWFGLSDATVYFVVLMGAIPSIVNGLVSGVDQVPPQLRRVGKVLGAKPWQLATSVVLPAALPGYLAGLKQGWAFSWRSLMAAEIIATGGTIGFGLGSMLDQSRELADLAGVIATILLILTIGILIELLFFGPIERRMLRRRGLLQAVPR
- a CDS encoding ABC transporter substrate-binding protein: MRKSILAAGAILVAAGLAFTGCSASPSGDSGGASTKVLTVGMPNGPQSPNQNPLATGSASLSLGYAFVVYESLMQINELHPTDDPTPWLAESVEWNEDSTQATITPREGVKWSDGEDFTADDIAFSIQLRKDNPELNIDFPDQYGDISVEDGKVVVGFTTSQYVNRDKLYKLLIVPEHIWSKEANPVEFTDDEMIGTGPFLLDKFTPQSVTMKPNPTYWGGETKVGALRYDTFNDNNGLTTALTTGEAQWGWTFIPDYENTFIAKDPEHFHQVAGGGFGVDVLFLNNETKPFNNVAFRQALNLTMDRPEISKKAGYGVWPVLTSVTGLPTPTGDAFIDPQFQGQETEVDVDAAKQILTDAGYTWDGSGALLDPDGEKVTFVLTNPAGWSDYLSALDIIAAGAKELGAEATVEPIVQDTWFNDTIPFGNFQASLHWVDNGSTPWNLYSNIMDGASYVPLGETANWNFGRYNNPDVTAALAAFKGASDDDTRAAAMKTIQEAFVNDAPGLVIWQRPAVAQYSTANYTGFPTAEDPYANPQPTGPQAALILSKLEPTK
- a CDS encoding ABC transporter ATP-binding protein, giving the protein MSSTPVSPAPEAGTAPEASDAPVLEAVGMQKHFPVRGGIRSKGVVHAVDDVDLALYSGRVVALVGESGSGKSTIARLLAQLMPVTGGKILLHGEDAKTKNRRAFRQYVSRVQMIFQDPFGSLNPVHPVRYILTRSLRIHRGRLRGAALEQALTELLERVQLTPTERYVDKYPHELSGGQRQRVAIARALAANPEVLLADEPISMLDVSIRLGILNLLKDLRDRLKIAILYITHDIASARYFADRTVVMYAGRIVEQGDSESVTQDPKHPYTQLLVRSAPDPDDLEARAHGARGEAPSLVRPPSGCRFNPRCPFATDLCRAEVPPLIAVGEGADGQVREAACWGYSDRPDRPKVTDVLEAFGERATAEEAVA